Proteins encoded together in one Oceanobacillus iheyensis HTE831 window:
- a CDS encoding lysoplasmalogenase: MVMYRLPILILTTSIVYIFISPSEPFVFSLFFKVIPMILIIIYATEQMPPEKNATHWFILIGLCFCIIGDATLHWFIIGLTAFLLGHIGYTIGFLKQAHYSFKKGVAILPITAFAIWIGVQLLSSLKENGQQELIIPVIAYITIISIMAFTAILTGNRWAILGSILFLISDSILSWNMFISTFAVADDLVMITYYSAQFLIAHSLFTIVPNDTKPIIW, encoded by the coding sequence ATGGTCATGTATCGTCTTCCCATATTAATTCTTACAACGAGTATTGTGTATATATTTATTTCTCCATCTGAACCATTTGTTTTTAGCTTATTTTTTAAAGTAATTCCAATGATCCTGATTATTATTTATGCAACAGAGCAAATGCCACCTGAGAAAAACGCTACTCATTGGTTTATTCTTATCGGCTTATGCTTTTGTATTATTGGCGACGCTACTTTACATTGGTTTATTATTGGTTTAACCGCATTTTTACTTGGTCATATAGGTTATACAATCGGTTTTCTCAAACAAGCACATTATTCATTCAAAAAAGGTGTTGCAATCTTACCAATCACTGCTTTTGCTATTTGGATAGGCGTCCAGCTTTTATCTTCGCTTAAAGAAAATGGCCAACAAGAACTCATTATCCCGGTCATCGCCTATATTACTATAATAAGCATCATGGCTTTCACAGCAATTTTGACGGGAAATCGTTGGGCTATACTTGGTAGTATACTATTTCTGATTTCGGACTCAATTCTTTCATGGAACATGTTTATCTCAACATTTGCAGTAGCAGATGATTTAGTGATGATTACTTACTATAGTGCACAATTTTTAATTGCCCACAGTTTATTCACAATCGTACCCAACGATACTAAACCAATCATATGGTAG
- the pstA gene encoding phosphate ABC transporter permease PstA has translation MSTKYVDIEQVQKRMSSRIRKNNLSKYLFLAATMFGLVVLAVLIVRVLTQGVTYINWDFLTGHLSTAPERAGIMGAILGTAWLMLIVIPVTMLIGVGTAIYLELYAKKGKFQSFIATNISNLAGVPSIVYGLLGLTLFVRTLEFGNVILAGGLTLSLLVLPIVIVAAQEAIRAVPGHLSEASYGMGATKWQTVKKIVLPAALPGILTGSILALSRAIGETAPLTVLGIPALLIPFPGGVFDTFTALPMQIYYWTLDSSLVAEYAYLAAATIIVLLVLLFLLNSIAIIIRNKFQQRY, from the coding sequence ATGAGCACAAAGTATGTGGATATTGAACAAGTACAGAAGCGGATGTCATCTCGTATCCGAAAAAATAATCTCTCAAAATATCTATTTTTAGCAGCAACGATGTTCGGTTTAGTAGTATTGGCAGTTCTCATTGTTCGAGTACTGACACAAGGGGTCACCTATATTAACTGGGATTTCTTAACGGGTCACCTTTCTACAGCACCTGAGAGAGCAGGAATTATGGGAGCAATATTAGGTACAGCTTGGTTAATGCTGATTGTAATCCCGGTTACGATGCTAATTGGTGTAGGTACTGCAATATACTTGGAGTTATATGCCAAAAAAGGCAAGTTCCAATCGTTTATAGCAACAAATATTTCCAACCTAGCAGGTGTACCATCGATTGTATATGGTTTACTCGGCCTCACCTTATTCGTACGGACGTTAGAATTCGGGAATGTCATTTTAGCCGGAGGATTAACTTTATCACTCTTAGTATTACCTATTGTAATTGTAGCGGCACAAGAAGCAATTCGTGCGGTTCCTGGTCATCTTAGTGAAGCATCCTATGGTATGGGGGCGACGAAATGGCAAACCGTGAAAAAAATAGTGTTACCAGCTGCACTACCTGGGATATTAACTGGATCGATCCTAGCCTTATCTAGAGCAATTGGGGAAACTGCACCATTAACAGTATTAGGCATACCGGCATTGCTCATTCCGTTCCCTGGAGGAGTATTTGATACATTTACTGCATTGCCAATGCAAATCTATTATTGGACGTTAGATTCTTCATTGGTAGCGGAGTATGCATATCTAGCAGCAGCTACAATTATTGTATTGCTAGTTTTATTGTTCCTATTAAACTCGATTGCTATTATTATCCGAAATAAATTTCAACAGCGTTATTAA
- a CDS encoding ABC transporter ATP-binding protein, with protein MTILQLENVQKVFGSGHTKVEAMKHTYFEAKAGELIAVIGPSGSGKSTFLTIAGGLQTPSDGDVYINGTPITELNEKKRSKVRLKEVGFVLQASNLVPFLNIKQQMQLLDKVKKNNLKGEELEQLYKSLGIEHLLKNFPSDLSGGERQRVAIAKALYTNPSIILADEPTASLDSDRAFEVMRMLKEITKEKNTTTIVVTHDTRLIDDCDKVYQITDGKMELQSQLQSE; from the coding sequence ATGACAATTTTACAATTAGAAAATGTACAAAAAGTCTTTGGATCCGGGCATACAAAAGTGGAAGCCATGAAACATACGTATTTCGAAGCAAAAGCAGGTGAACTGATTGCAGTAATTGGCCCATCTGGATCTGGTAAGAGTACATTTTTAACCATAGCAGGCGGATTACAGACTCCCTCTGATGGAGATGTATATATTAACGGAACACCAATAACAGAACTAAATGAAAAAAAACGTTCAAAAGTTCGTTTGAAAGAAGTAGGATTCGTACTACAGGCTTCGAACCTGGTTCCATTTTTAAATATAAAGCAACAAATGCAATTATTAGATAAAGTGAAAAAGAATAATTTAAAAGGGGAAGAGCTGGAACAATTATATAAATCTTTAGGAATTGAACACTTACTAAAGAACTTTCCAAGCGATCTCTCTGGTGGAGAAAGACAGCGTGTTGCTATTGCTAAAGCACTTTATACAAACCCCAGCATTATACTTGCTGATGAACCAACCGCCTCATTAGATTCAGATCGTGCATTTGAGGTTATGCGAATGTTGAAAGAGATTACGAAAGAAAAAAATACAACTACCATCGTCGTAACACATGATACAAGGTTGATAGATGACTGTGACAAAGTGTATCAGATCACAGATGGAAAAATGGAATTACAATCACAACTACAATCGGAGTAA
- a CDS encoding helix-turn-helix transcriptional regulator has protein sequence MINRVKLTRMEKNLTQQQLAARTGITRQTVGLIEKGQYNPSLQLCIKIAKELEVTLNDLFWEENNS, from the coding sequence ATGATTAATCGTGTGAAATTAACTCGAATGGAAAAAAATTTAACACAACAACAATTAGCAGCACGCACAGGGATAACGAGACAAACAGTTGGGTTAATAGAAAAAGGACAATATAACCCGTCATTACAACTATGCATTAAGATAGCAAAAGAATTAGAAGTAACGTTAAATGATTTATTCTGGGAGGAGAACAACTCATGA
- a CDS encoding pyridoxamine 5'-phosphate oxidase family protein — protein MSQESIRKKVDQILSESPIGTMATVKNNKPHSRYMLYFHRELTLYTATDKETDKVEEIESNPWTHILIGYEGEGFGDEYVEYQGKVSIESSPELKEELWNDDMKKYFSGPEDDSYIILKVEPTAIRIMNKKGDASKELHF, from the coding sequence TTGAGTCAAGAATCGATAAGGAAAAAAGTAGATCAAATCTTAAGCGAAAGTCCAATTGGTACGATGGCTACGGTGAAGAATAATAAACCACATTCTCGTTATATGCTATATTTCCATCGCGAGTTAACGCTATATACTGCAACAGACAAAGAAACGGATAAAGTGGAAGAGATTGAATCAAACCCTTGGACACATATATTAATCGGTTATGAAGGAGAAGGGTTTGGAGATGAGTATGTGGAATATCAAGGGAAGGTTTCTATTGAGTCGAGTCCTGAATTAAAAGAAGAGTTATGGAATGATGATATGAAGAAGTACTTCTCAGGTCCAGAAGATGATTCGTATATTATATTAAAAGTGGAACCAACTGCGATTCGAATTATGAATAAAAAAGGAGATGCTTCAAAAGAACTCCATTTCTAA
- a CDS encoding PstS family phosphate ABC transporter substrate-binding protein, whose translation MNFKKFAFVLLIPMLLVLLAACGSDDANGESDSNSDSDSNSNSEELEGSVAIDGSGTVYPLMARLAEEYMINEQPGVSVEVSRAGTSAGFEKFLAENGTDFNDASRLIKEEEQAKADELGIDVKELKVALDGLTIVTHPDNDWATELTQEQVQGIFLGEYTNWSDIDSSWPDQPIQTYGPNENHGTYEFFYENILEEQDLVETIDLQQDYSTLVTLISQDENAIGFFGFGYYDSNKDSIQAVNIDFGDGPVEPSLDTIAEDGDYAGFTRPVFTYLNVGNAQEKPQVLDYAIYIMNNVNTFAGETGFAPIPEEEAQSLVEELEVLK comes from the coding sequence ATGAATTTCAAGAAGTTTGCTTTTGTATTACTTATACCAATGTTGTTAGTACTGTTAGCAGCATGTGGATCTGACGACGCAAATGGTGAGTCAGATTCAAATTCAGATTCAGATTCAAATAGTAACTCAGAAGAATTAGAAGGAAGTGTTGCTATTGATGGATCAGGTACTGTTTATCCATTAATGGCTCGTCTTGCGGAAGAGTATATGATTAATGAACAACCGGGCGTATCAGTGGAAGTTAGTCGTGCTGGAACGAGTGCAGGATTTGAAAAATTCTTAGCCGAAAACGGGACAGACTTTAATGATGCTTCTCGCTTAATAAAAGAAGAAGAACAAGCAAAAGCGGATGAACTTGGAATAGATGTAAAAGAATTAAAAGTTGCTCTAGACGGTTTAACAATTGTAACCCATCCAGATAATGATTGGGCAACAGAATTAACACAAGAGCAAGTGCAAGGTATTTTCCTTGGTGAATATACAAATTGGTCAGATATTGATTCTTCTTGGCCTGATCAACCAATTCAAACGTATGGACCAAATGAAAATCACGGAACGTATGAGTTCTTCTATGAAAATATTTTAGAAGAACAGGATCTAGTGGAAACAATTGATCTTCAACAAGATTATTCCACACTAGTAACGTTGATTTCTCAAGATGAAAATGCAATAGGATTCTTCGGGTTTGGTTACTATGATAGCAATAAAGATAGTATTCAAGCAGTAAACATCGATTTCGGAGACGGACCTGTTGAACCATCTCTAGACACTATTGCTGAAGATGGTGACTATGCAGGATTTACTAGACCCGTATTTACGTACCTTAATGTAGGTAACGCTCAAGAAAAACCTCAAGTCCTCGACTACGCGATCTACATTATGAATAACGTAAACACATTTGCAGGAGAAACTGGATTTGCGCCGATTCCTGAAGAAGAGGCTCAAAGTCTAGTAGAAGAATTAGAAGTATTAAAATAA
- a CDS encoding NADPH-dependent FMN reductase, with the protein MKIVGISGSIVGSKTRIAVEHVLKYISNQYESVEVELIDLKDYELVFSDGRSVESYTGDTRLVLEKILDSDGVLIGTPTFQASIPGTLKNLFDLLPMDAFRNKTVGILATAGSAKHYLVPEQHLKPILTYMLGWVLPKYVFIEEKDFTNYVLTNQNVLDRLIILADQLMQSTRQIKENKIEPSSFSFKP; encoded by the coding sequence GTGAAAATAGTGGGAATTTCAGGGTCTATTGTAGGTTCTAAAACGAGAATTGCAGTAGAACATGTTTTGAAATATATAAGTAATCAATATGAATCAGTGGAAGTAGAGTTAATTGATTTAAAGGATTATGAATTGGTTTTTAGTGATGGGCGTTCGGTGGAGTCTTATACAGGCGACACAAGGTTAGTCTTGGAAAAAATTCTAGATTCAGATGGGGTATTAATTGGTACTCCTACCTTTCAAGCTTCGATACCAGGTACATTAAAGAATTTGTTCGACTTATTGCCAATGGATGCATTTCGCAATAAGACTGTCGGAATTTTAGCCACTGCAGGTTCAGCTAAACATTACCTTGTACCAGAACAGCATTTAAAACCTATTTTAACGTATATGTTAGGTTGGGTATTACCCAAATATGTTTTTATCGAAGAAAAAGATTTTACAAATTATGTCCTAACCAACCAAAATGTGTTAGATCGATTAATTATTCTTGCTGATCAATTGATGCAATCAACAAGACAAATAAAAGAAAATAAAATAGAGCCCTCATCATTTTCATTTAAACCGTAA
- a CDS encoding OsmC family protein produces MKFSLNNQAFQTELSYGNLTISGEDEHGFRPFALLVSSIAGCSGGVLRKVMEKQRIDFKDIQIEAEVERNEAEANRIEKISMHFIVYADNLSQKKAEKALAISSKNCSMVQSVIGSIDIVETIEVIPLEDN; encoded by the coding sequence ATGAAATTTAGTTTAAATAATCAAGCATTCCAAACAGAATTATCCTATGGAAATTTAACGATCTCTGGAGAAGACGAGCATGGATTTCGTCCTTTCGCTTTATTAGTTTCTTCGATTGCCGGATGTAGTGGCGGAGTACTTCGTAAAGTAATGGAAAAACAACGAATTGATTTCAAAGATATCCAAATTGAAGCAGAAGTAGAGCGTAATGAAGCTGAGGCGAATCGAATTGAAAAAATATCCATGCATTTTATAGTTTATGCAGACAATCTTTCTCAAAAAAAAGCAGAGAAAGCTTTAGCTATTTCTTCTAAGAATTGTTCCATGGTACAGTCAGTAATAGGAAGTATTGACATCGTAGAAACGATAGAAGTGATACCGCTTGAGGATAATTAA
- the dacB gene encoding D-alanyl-D-alanine carboxypeptidase/D-alanyl-D-alanine endopeptidase produces the protein MNRKAFVSKLVVLVGLIAIISGLLLFYPHLETKIDATDETDITQLEDATLEEKLAVILDNPNLEGGITGVSVMDAANGDQLFSRNIDIRLHPASNMKVLTAVSALETLGPDHRFTTEVLTDGKIRGKVLHGDVYVKGKGDPTLLQSDLEAFAKELKKQGIHKIKGDLVGDDTWYDDVRLSQDLNWSDEPFFTGAQVSALTMSPDDDYDAGTVIVEVRPSENGKKAEVTLTPENNYISIENKTKMVANGEEKDISIERQHGNNTIVIEGEMPKDGSLSRSWASVWEPTNYVISVFRQTLEEEGITFIGKSKDRFEETPSSAEIRVAKESMPLKELLIPFMKLSNNGHGETLVKEMGKVVEDDGSWDEGLVVMEDVLGELGLNMDTILLRDGSGMSHKNFIPAVELSELLYVIQEKEWFPSFQSALPLAGHPERMVGGTLRNRMTNSPATENAMAKTGSITGVSTLSGYVTTADGKEVVFSILINNYLGSSSTMRGIEDSIVDTIAGHEF, from the coding sequence ATGAATCGTAAAGCCTTTGTTAGTAAGTTAGTCGTTCTTGTTGGATTAATTGCCATAATTAGTGGGTTGTTATTATTTTATCCACATCTTGAAACAAAGATTGACGCCACAGACGAGACGGACATTACACAACTAGAAGATGCAACCTTAGAAGAAAAGTTAGCTGTCATTTTAGATAACCCTAATTTAGAAGGTGGAATAACTGGGGTTAGCGTGATGGATGCTGCGAATGGTGATCAACTATTCTCTAGAAATATTGATATTCGATTACATCCTGCATCAAATATGAAAGTCCTAACTGCTGTATCAGCATTGGAAACGCTAGGTCCTGACCATCGGTTTACAACGGAAGTACTGACGGATGGAAAAATACGTGGAAAAGTTCTTCACGGAGATGTATATGTTAAAGGGAAGGGAGATCCTACCTTACTACAATCTGATCTGGAAGCATTCGCTAAGGAGTTAAAGAAACAGGGCATTCATAAAATTAAAGGTGATTTAGTTGGCGATGATACTTGGTATGATGATGTTCGTCTTTCCCAAGATTTAAACTGGTCCGATGAACCGTTCTTCACTGGGGCACAAGTTTCTGCATTAACTATGTCACCAGATGACGATTATGATGCAGGAACCGTTATTGTGGAGGTCAGACCAAGTGAAAATGGAAAGAAAGCAGAAGTAACATTAACTCCTGAGAATAATTATATATCAATTGAGAATAAAACGAAGATGGTCGCTAACGGAGAAGAAAAAGACATTTCAATTGAACGACAACATGGGAATAATACAATTGTAATTGAAGGAGAAATGCCAAAAGACGGCTCGTTATCCCGGTCTTGGGCATCTGTTTGGGAGCCCACCAATTACGTTATTAGCGTGTTTAGACAAACTTTAGAAGAGGAAGGCATAACTTTTATAGGGAAATCCAAGGATCGTTTTGAAGAAACTCCTTCTTCTGCTGAAATACGTGTTGCTAAAGAATCGATGCCGTTAAAAGAACTATTAATACCATTTATGAAATTAAGTAATAATGGACATGGGGAAACGCTAGTAAAAGAAATGGGAAAAGTGGTTGAGGACGATGGTAGTTGGGATGAAGGATTAGTAGTAATGGAAGATGTTCTAGGTGAATTGGGGTTGAACATGGATACTATATTATTACGAGATGGTTCAGGAATGTCGCATAAGAATTTTATTCCTGCGGTAGAACTATCGGAGCTTCTGTATGTAATTCAAGAGAAAGAATGGTTCCCTTCTTTTCAATCTGCTTTACCATTAGCTGGACATCCTGAAAGAATGGTTGGTGGAACATTGAGGAATCGGATGACAAATAGTCCTGCAACGGAAAATGCAATGGCAAAAACGGGATCGATTACAGGAGTTTCTACATTATCCGGTTATGTAACAACGGCTGATGGAAAGGAAGTTGTTTTCTCTATACTCATCAATAACTATCTTGGATCAAGCTCTACAATGAGGGGTATTGAAGACAGTATTGTAGATACGATAGCAGGTCATGAATTTTAA
- a CDS encoding ABC transporter permease: protein MFLAWNEIKNNKLRFTLVIGVLMLVSYLVFFLSGLANGLEDLNKEAVDKWEADGVILTEESDLRLQQSVMQAEDYDGEGSEDYAELGQQSAIASNGDNKANTFIFGIHKDEFIMPNVTEGEEFTNEGEVIADESLKQEGFAVGDELSLSSIDEKLTIVGFTDNARFNAAPVLYTNFETLQTLQYGEAVEQGDEQVNAFVVRSNNLNEIAVDEELQVVDTQTFIENLPGYTEQNLTLSFMIYFLFVISAVILAIFLYVLTIQKVSIFGVMKAQGISSGYLAKSVIAQTFLLSFAGVVIGLVLTILTGYFLPPEVPVSFNYLDMFVYAVVLILVSVIGAFISVQTIVKIDPLKAIGG from the coding sequence ATGTTTCTAGCCTGGAATGAAATAAAAAATAATAAACTTCGATTTACCCTCGTTATCGGAGTATTGATGCTCGTTTCTTACCTTGTATTCTTTTTATCGGGCTTAGCCAATGGACTGGAGGATTTAAATAAAGAAGCAGTCGATAAATGGGAAGCAGACGGGGTAATTCTCACCGAAGAATCAGATCTTCGTTTGCAACAGTCTGTAATGCAGGCAGAAGACTACGATGGAGAAGGATCAGAGGATTATGCTGAATTAGGGCAGCAAAGTGCAATTGCAAGTAATGGAGATAACAAAGCAAATACATTCATATTTGGAATACATAAAGATGAATTTATCATGCCGAATGTGACAGAAGGAGAAGAATTTACTAATGAAGGTGAAGTAATTGCAGATGAATCTTTAAAGCAAGAAGGTTTTGCAGTAGGAGATGAATTATCACTTTCTTCTATTGATGAGAAGTTAACTATCGTCGGCTTTACTGACAATGCTCGATTTAACGCAGCTCCTGTTTTGTATACAAATTTTGAAACACTACAAACGTTGCAATATGGAGAAGCAGTGGAACAAGGCGACGAACAAGTAAATGCATTCGTAGTTCGTTCAAATAACTTAAATGAAATAGCTGTAGATGAAGAACTGCAAGTAGTCGATACACAAACATTTATCGAAAATCTCCCTGGTTATACAGAACAAAACTTAACATTATCTTTCATGATATATTTCTTATTTGTTATATCTGCGGTTATTCTAGCTATTTTCTTATATGTATTAACCATTCAAAAGGTAAGTATCTTTGGTGTGATGAAGGCACAGGGGATTTCCTCTGGCTACTTAGCAAAATCAGTAATTGCGCAAACCTTCCTTCTATCCTTCGCTGGAGTGGTCATTGGATTAGTATTGACCATTCTGACGGGTTACTTCTTACCGCCAGAAGTTCCGGTTTCGTTTAATTATCTGGACATGTTTGTGTATGCAGTTGTTCTTATTCTTGTTTCTGTTATTGGAGCATTTATATCCGTGCAAACAATAGTAAAAATAGATCCATTGAAAGCGATTGGAGGCTAA
- the pstC gene encoding phosphate ABC transporter permease subunit PstC, which translates to MAASSENKNTASVRKMIEANKQKKSVSQITEKLVPVFLVLIASISILTTAGIIYTLLAESIAFFQRVPIIEFFTGTVLKPLSQNPEFGVLPLLTGTIISSVIAMLVAGPVGLMSAVYLSEFASDKVRRTVKPLLEILAGIPTIVYGFFAFTFVTPLIRMVFPSVEATNILSPGIVMGVMIIPMIASLSEDAMSSVPNSMREGALALGATRLETTFRVVIPAALSGIISSFVLGISRAIGETMIVTIASGSSKNFTFDITQSMQTMTAYIVEVSGGEAPAGSTIYYSLYAVALTLFVFTLIMNLLARYISRKFREEY; encoded by the coding sequence ATGGCAGCAAGCAGCGAAAATAAGAATACTGCTTCTGTTAGAAAGATGATTGAGGCGAATAAGCAAAAGAAGAGTGTTTCTCAAATTACAGAGAAACTAGTACCGGTATTTTTGGTATTAATTGCCTCCATATCGATTCTAACAACAGCAGGTATTATATATACGTTATTAGCTGAATCAATAGCGTTTTTTCAACGAGTACCAATTATTGAATTCTTCACAGGGACAGTATTAAAACCGCTAAGTCAAAATCCGGAATTTGGTGTCCTCCCATTACTAACCGGTACTATAATATCTTCGGTCATTGCAATGTTAGTTGCAGGACCAGTAGGTTTAATGTCAGCTGTTTACCTGAGTGAATTTGCATCAGATAAAGTACGTCGTACAGTAAAACCTTTATTAGAAATACTAGCAGGAATTCCTACGATTGTTTATGGTTTCTTTGCGTTTACTTTTGTAACACCTCTGATACGGATGGTGTTTCCTTCCGTGGAAGCTACCAATATTTTGAGTCCTGGTATCGTGATGGGAGTAATGATTATCCCAATGATTGCATCTTTATCAGAAGATGCAATGTCTTCGGTACCGAATTCCATGCGTGAAGGAGCACTAGCATTAGGTGCAACAAGGTTAGAAACAACATTTAGGGTCGTTATTCCAGCTGCATTATCTGGAATTATCTCTTCATTTGTACTAGGTATTTCTCGTGCGATTGGAGAAACCATGATCGTGACCATCGCAAGTGGTAGTTCGAAAAACTTTACCTTCGATATCACGCAATCGATGCAAACAATGACTGCGTATATTGTTGAAGTTTCTGGTGGAGAAGCCCCAGCAGGATCTACCATCTATTACAGTTTATATGCAGTAGCATTAACACTATTCGTTTTCACTTTAATTATGAACTTACTAGCAAGATATATTTCCCGTAAGTTTAGGGAGGAATACTAG
- a CDS encoding N-acetylmuramoyl-L-alanine amidase, whose product MKLYLDPGHGGSDPGAVGNGLQEKTINLDIAIRIRDLLLSNYNNVSVKMSRTSDSTKSLSQRTNEANNWNADYFLSIHCNSFNGSAYGYEDFIHNSLSDQSTTARYQNIIHEEVSKVNQLRNRGKKKANFHVLRESHMPALLTENGFIDHSGDAAKLRDPSWRQRVAQGHVNGLARAFQLQPKDDAPDPSPNFFKVIAGSFKQRINAEERVDLLTDEDMEAIIVPVTISGQQWYRVQSGAFRDRDNANARINQLQDLGIEAFIITD is encoded by the coding sequence ATGAAACTATATCTTGATCCCGGACATGGTGGTAGTGATCCTGGAGCTGTCGGCAATGGACTACAAGAAAAAACAATCAACCTAGATATCGCTATAAGAATACGTGATTTATTACTCTCCAATTACAATAATGTATCTGTAAAAATGAGCAGGACATCAGATAGTACAAAAAGCTTATCCCAACGGACGAACGAGGCTAACAATTGGAATGCAGACTATTTTCTTTCTATTCACTGTAACTCCTTTAATGGTTCAGCTTACGGCTACGAGGATTTCATCCACAATAGTCTATCGGATCAATCAACTACTGCTAGATACCAAAACATTATCCATGAAGAGGTAAGTAAAGTTAATCAACTGCGAAACCGCGGTAAAAAGAAAGCAAATTTCCATGTTTTACGCGAATCCCATATGCCTGCGCTTCTCACAGAGAACGGTTTTATTGACCATAGCGGTGATGCAGCAAAATTACGTGATCCCTCATGGCGGCAGCGTGTCGCACAAGGACATGTAAATGGATTAGCTCGAGCTTTCCAACTTCAGCCAAAGGATGATGCGCCCGATCCTTCTCCTAACTTCTTTAAAGTTATTGCCGGGTCATTCAAACAACGAATTAACGCAGAGGAACGTGTAGATCTTCTAACGGACGAGGATATGGAAGCAATTATTGTACCAGTAACCATATCTGGACAACAGTGGTATCGTGTTCAATCCGGTGCATTTCGTGATCGCGACAATGCTAATGCCAGAATAAATCAATTACAAGATCTAGGAATTGAAGCATTCATTATCACAGATTAA
- a CDS encoding YeeE/YedE family protein: MEQSVTQKNFMQKQTTILADLNPMQKPLLIIGIIVSIILFSAIVITADWIQGVLFILGLALGATLLYARFGFTSAFRRLASVGNVQGIQAHLLMFVVSTTLFAIILSNGFSFTGVEPQGYVSPVGISVLVGAFLFGIGMQLGNGCASGTLYNLGGGGSSMIFTLIAFIIGSTLGAYHLPFWTETPSLPPISLAESTGLGFFGGWVVQLLLFGLIYWITLIVAKRKNPPAMKPLAKGSGWKLVFRGAWPLFIAGVILAALNALVLLVRGTPWGITSAFALWGGKTLQAVGVDVSSWGYFSGDAANALSQSVLMDSTSVMNFGIILGAFIAVTAQGNFKPRKIKPGVAGAAIVGGLLMGYGARLAFGCNIGAYFGGISSFSLHGWVWAIMALLGTGVALFLRPLFGMMNPNKNDQFC, from the coding sequence ATGGAGCAATCCGTAACTCAGAAAAACTTTATGCAAAAACAGACAACAATTTTGGCGGACTTAAATCCTATGCAAAAGCCCCTTCTTATAATAGGGATCATTGTATCTATTATTCTATTTTCAGCAATTGTCATCACAGCTGATTGGATACAAGGTGTATTATTTATATTAGGATTAGCGCTAGGAGCGACATTGCTTTATGCTCGTTTTGGTTTTACTTCTGCCTTTAGAAGACTAGCATCTGTTGGTAATGTTCAAGGTATTCAAGCGCATCTTCTTATGTTTGTTGTTTCAACAACTTTATTTGCAATTATTTTAAGTAATGGTTTTAGTTTTACAGGGGTAGAACCGCAAGGATATGTTTCACCTGTAGGGATTAGTGTACTTGTTGGAGCATTTTTATTCGGTATTGGAATGCAATTGGGTAATGGATGTGCATCAGGGACATTGTATAACCTTGGTGGTGGAGGATCATCCATGATTTTCACATTAATTGCTTTTATTATTGGTTCAACCCTCGGTGCATATCATTTACCTTTTTGGACAGAGACTCCATCCTTACCGCCGATTTCACTTGCTGAGTCGACTGGATTAGGATTCTTTGGGGGGTGGGTTGTTCAGCTTCTATTGTTTGGTCTTATTTATTGGATTACGTTAATCGTAGCGAAACGTAAAAATCCACCGGCAATGAAGCCTTTAGCAAAAGGTAGTGGTTGGAAGCTTGTTTTCCGTGGAGCATGGCCATTATTTATTGCTGGTGTAATTTTAGCAGCACTGAATGCACTTGTACTACTCGTACGTGGAACTCCTTGGGGGATTACTTCTGCATTTGCTTTATGGGGAGGTAAAACCTTACAAGCGGTTGGTGTAGATGTATCTTCCTGGGGATATTTTTCAGGGGATGCAGCAAATGCACTTTCCCAATCCGTATTAATGGATTCCACAAGTGTAATGAACTTCGGAATCATTTTAGGAGCATTTATTGCAGTAACTGCGCAGGGTAACTTTAAACCGCGCAAGATTAAACCAGGTGTAGCAGGAGCTGCTATCGTCGGAGGATTACTAATGGGATATGGTGCGCGTCTTGCGTTTGGTTGTAATATTGGAGCATACTTCGGTGGAATCTCTTCATTCAGTCTTCACGGCTGGGTATGGGCAATAATGGCATTACTAGGAACTGGTGTAGCATTATTCCTACGGCCACTATTTGGTATGATGAACCCGAATAAAAATGATCAATTTTGTTAG